In the genome of Arthrobacter sp. D5-1, one region contains:
- a CDS encoding cation diffusion facilitator family transporter, with amino-acid sequence MSGHEHDHAAAATARRGKLITVFAITFTVMIAEIIGSVLTGSLALLADAGHMFTDSAGLLIALIAASLALKPATLTRTWGYKRAEIIAAAGQAALLLAVGGFVIVEGIRRFFEPPEIGESTMLWFGIIGLAGNAIGLLILASGRNHNFNMKAAFLEVLNDALGSVAVIAAAIIIAVTGWLQADALVSLLIGVLIIPRTLKLLRDTVNVLMESTPKGLDLAKVREHILALPHVIDVHDLHATLVASGTPVLSAHVTVEDNCMTDGHAATILADLQACVAQHFDISVEHSTFQIEPAAHRDQESIHH; translated from the coding sequence ATGAGCGGTCACGAGCACGACCACGCCGCCGCGGCAACGGCCCGCCGCGGCAAACTCATCACCGTCTTCGCCATCACCTTCACGGTCATGATTGCAGAGATAATCGGCTCCGTATTGACCGGCAGTCTGGCGCTGCTGGCAGATGCCGGCCACATGTTCACCGACTCGGCAGGGCTGCTGATAGCGCTCATCGCCGCATCATTGGCGTTGAAGCCAGCCACGCTGACGCGCACCTGGGGTTACAAGCGTGCCGAAATCATCGCCGCCGCCGGACAAGCGGCCCTGCTGCTCGCGGTCGGGGGCTTCGTCATCGTTGAAGGCATCCGCCGGTTCTTCGAGCCCCCGGAAATTGGCGAGTCCACGATGCTTTGGTTCGGCATCATCGGGCTGGCCGGTAACGCGATCGGCCTTCTTATTCTCGCTTCCGGACGGAATCACAACTTCAACATGAAGGCGGCCTTCCTGGAGGTGCTCAATGACGCCCTCGGTTCCGTGGCCGTCATCGCGGCAGCCATCATTATCGCCGTGACCGGCTGGCTTCAGGCCGATGCCCTCGTGTCGTTGCTCATCGGCGTCCTGATCATCCCGCGCACACTTAAACTGCTCCGTGACACCGTGAACGTGCTCATGGAATCCACCCCCAAGGGATTGGACCTGGCCAAGGTGCGCGAGCACATCCTGGCGCTGCCCCACGTCATCGACGTCCACGACCTCCACGCCACCCTGGTGGCCTCCGGAACACCGGTCCTCTCCGCCCACGTCACCGTGGAGGACAACTGCATGACCGACGGGCATGCCGCCACGATCCTGGCGGATCTGCAGGCCTGCGTGGCCCAGCACTTCGACATCAGCGTCGAACACTCCACCTTCCAAATAGAGCCAGCCGCCCACCGCGACCAGGAAAGCATCCACCACTGA
- a CDS encoding thioredoxin domain-containing protein, with translation MSTTKTPPPPMDTAKKTRVFIWVLLAVLVAVGVIWYTVFTLNKPAPAAPTPAAEAQLVREDSHRVTSPATEKAQLVEFLDFECEACLAAQPVVEELKKEFGDRITFVNRYFPLPAHRNSATAALAVEAAAQQGKYEQMYAKMFETQPQWGEKTESQAPLFRTFAEELGLDLTAYDAAVADDKTKERIKKDIADGTALGVKGTPTFFLNGKMLTLETKEQFRQLLADAAK, from the coding sequence ATGAGCACAACCAAAACCCCTCCCCCGCCCATGGACACCGCGAAGAAGACCCGGGTCTTCATCTGGGTCCTACTGGCCGTCCTCGTCGCCGTTGGCGTGATCTGGTACACGGTCTTTACGCTGAACAAACCAGCCCCCGCGGCCCCGACGCCGGCCGCGGAAGCCCAACTGGTCCGCGAAGACAGCCACCGCGTCACCTCCCCGGCCACCGAAAAAGCCCAACTCGTTGAGTTCCTGGACTTCGAATGCGAAGCATGCCTCGCCGCCCAACCCGTGGTCGAAGAACTGAAGAAGGAATTCGGGGACCGGATCACCTTCGTCAACCGCTACTTCCCGTTGCCTGCGCACCGCAATTCAGCCACCGCAGCCCTTGCCGTCGAAGCCGCAGCCCAGCAGGGCAAATACGAACAAATGTATGCCAAAATGTTCGAAACCCAGCCGCAATGGGGCGAGAAGACCGAGTCCCAGGCGCCTCTGTTCCGCACGTTCGCTGAAGAACTCGGGCTGGACCTGACCGCGTACGACGCGGCCGTGGCCGACGACAAGACCAAGGAACGGATCAAGAAGGACATCGCAGATGGCACCGCTCTGGGCGTCAAGGGAACGCCGACGTTCTTCCTGAACGGGAAGATGCTCACCCTTGAAACCAAGGAGCAATTCCGGCAGCTGCTCGCGGACGCCGCCAAGTAA
- a CDS encoding metalloregulator ArsR/SmtB family transcription factor, whose product MRILSTIDVLARFGKALADPTRAAILLQIKDGPAFPSDLADSIGVSRQILSNHLACLRDCGLVAAEPVGRRVRYELSDAKLAHALEDLLGTILTVDTICGCAEPECAQDTTAGSLASPDTLEVRS is encoded by the coding sequence ATGCGCATCCTTTCCACGATTGACGTTCTGGCCAGGTTCGGTAAAGCCCTCGCGGACCCCACCCGGGCCGCGATCCTGCTGCAGATCAAAGACGGCCCGGCGTTCCCGTCGGATCTGGCCGACAGCATTGGCGTCAGCCGCCAGATCCTCTCCAACCACCTGGCCTGCCTGCGCGACTGCGGGCTGGTCGCCGCGGAGCCGGTCGGAAGGCGTGTCCGCTACGAACTCTCCGACGCCAAACTGGCGCACGCACTGGAGGATCTGCTCGGTACCATCCTGACAGTCGATACGATCTGCGGCTGCGCCGAACCCGAATGCGCCCAGGACACCACTGCAGGCTCCCTGGCTTCTCCCGACACCCTGGAGGTCCGATCATGA